The Clostridia bacterium DNA segment CACGATACGGACGGGCACTTCTACTTCCTGGAAGTTAACAAGCGCATTCAGGTGGAGCACCCGGTGACGGAGATGGTAACCGGCAGGGACCTGGTGCAGGCCCAGCTGCTGGTGGCGGGCACGGGTCGTCTTCCCTTCCGCCAGGAGGAAATCGAACGCCGGGGGCATGCCGTGGAGGCCCGGATCTACGCCGAAGACCCGGTCAGCTTCCTGCCGTCGCCCGGCACGATAACCTCTCTGAGCCTCCCTGCCGGTGAGGGCATCCGGGTGGATCATGCTCTGGAAGAAGGACTGAGGATCCCTCCTTACTACGATCCGCTGATTGCCAAGGTGATTGCGTGGGGTGAGCACCGGAACGCGGCCTTGGAAAGGCTGGCCAGGGCCCTGGAAGAAACGAGCATTGCCGGTATCGCCACCAGCCTGGAGTTTCACCGGCGTCTTTTGGCCCATCCCGCCTTTCGCCTGGGCCGATATCATACCGGGCTGGTGGCCGACATGCTTCCCACCGGGGAAGGTGAAAAGGGTTGGATGTCGTTCGCGTGACTGCCGAACCGGAGCCGGTAACCCTTGACCTCGCGCGAACCGCACTGGTAGGCGTGGATCTGCAGAAAGCCTTCCTGCACCCGGAAGGGTACTTCTGCCGTCTGGGAAGGATTCGGGCGGAAGAGGTCAGACCGCTGGTGGACAGGTGCCGCCGGGTGATAGCCGCGCTGCGCCCCCGGGTAAGACAGGTGGTATTCTTGCGGATGGCCCTTTCCGCCCCGGTTCTGGCGCTCCGGGCCTTTGCCCCGCCGGTCTGGCTCAAGTCCGGCACCCTGCGGGCACTGCAGGAGCACCCGGAATGGCGGGACCTCCTGCCTTTGGAAGGCTGCTGGGGCGCGGAGATCATAGAAGAGTTGCGGCCCGAAGCCCAGGATGTGGTGATTCCCAAGTGCGGCTACGACGGTTTCCACGGAACCGACCTTGACCTGGTGCTGAGGGCGGCCGACGTCAGGTGGCTGGTGCTGGTGGGAATAGCCGGTAACGTCTGCGTGGAGTCCACCTTGAGGCGTGCCTTCCACCTGGGTTACTTTCCCCTTCTGGTGGGCGACGCGGTGGGCTTCCTGGGTCCGGGCGGGGTAGAAGAGGCTACCGTGTTCAACGTGAAGACCTTTTTCGGCTGGGTGACCACCGTCGATGCCGTCACCGAGGCCGTCCGAGGCGCCGGATAAGAGCGGCGGGAACGCGGCTGGTAGGCAAGGAAAGGAGTGGAAACCCTATGATCCAGTCAGGTGCCAGCCGGTACGTCTACTGGTTGCCGACGCTGCGCAAGGAAGACGCCCCTCTGGTTGGGCGAAAGTCGGCCAATCTGGGAGAGGCCTTGCGGCTGGGCCTGCGGGTTCCGCCCGGCTTTGCGGTGTCGGTGCGGGCCTACGAGGACTTCCTGGACTGTACTCAGGCGGGTAGCCGCATCCGGGAGGTGGTAGAGCAGGCGGGAGTCGACCTGGAGAGCATCGAGAAGCTGGAGCGTCTCAGTGCGCGCCTGCGGGAGATCGTAGAATCTCAGCCCCTTCCCGCCGAGATAGAAGACGCACTGGCGGACGCGTATCGTGAACTCTGCGGGTTCTGCGGTCGCGAGAACGTCCCCGTTTCCACGCGTTCGGCCGGTCCGGTGAGCCGGCCGGGCCAGTACGAGACCTACCTGAACGTGGTCGGCGCGGAAGAGGTGGCGGAAATGGTTCGCCGGGTATGGGCCAGCACCTTTAACTCCCGTTCCCTGGCCTTCAGGCTCCGCCACGGCCTTCCGCTGGAGCGGGACCCCATCGGGGTGACGGTCCTGAAGATGGTCAACGCTAAAGCTGCGGGCGTGCTCTTCACCGCCGACCCCAACACCGGGGATCGCGAAACCATGGTGATAGAGGCCAACTGGGGTCTGGGAGAGAGTGTGGTCAGCGGCGAGGTGACTCCGGACGCATTCTTCCTGGATAAAAGCACCGGTCAGGTGCGACAGAAGAAGCTGGGTCGCAAGGTGCGGTTAGTAACTTCTGCGGAAAGAGGGGTGGCCGATCAGGAAACTGGCTGGGAAAGACAGAGTGTGTTCTGCCTGAGCGATGCGGAAGCGGAAGAAATCGGCCGTTTGGGCAGGGCGTTGGAGGAGCACTTCGGGTGTCCTCAGGACGTGGAATGGGCCGTGGACGCCGAGGCCGGTTTTCCGGAAAACGTGGTGCTTTTGCAGGCCCGTCCCGCGGTCATTGCCGAGCGCAAACCGGCGGCAGAACAGGTGGCGGAAATGCTGGTCAAGTGGTTTTACGGCTGATCGGGAAAGGAGTAGGGGGGCATGCTTTCGCCGGCCTACGACTTGACGTTTTACGAGTACGACCCCGAGAAAGACCCGGAAAGCTACGGGGTGCTGCTGTGCGATTTTAACCACGGCAAGCCGCCCATGAAACCCCTGTACATGGGGCTGGGCTGGTACTGGTACTATCACGGAACCCGCTATGGGGCGGAAACCCTGTGCCTGCCCACCACCCACGGGTGGGATTCTCGCTTCATAAACGGTTACCCGTACATCACCGCCATAAGGACTACGGAGGAGGAACGTAAACTCCGCGAACCGGTATTCAAGGAAAAGATCAGGCCGTTCATCGAGGACTTCAACGGGGTCTGGGACGCCTACAAGACCGAACTCCTCCGCGTGTACACGGAGGCCAAACGCTCCCGAGGGTTGGTGGAATGGCAGGATATCCGTAAGCTTTCTAACCATGAACTTTTAGACTTCTTTCTCGATTTTGCCTACATTCTCAACCGCAAAGAGGGGGAAATACATTTCGTCATGCTGGTGGCCGCCTGCTACCTGAACGGCCTTTTCCAGCAGCAGTGGCGGGAGTTGCTGGGGGTAGAGCCCACCATCGATCCCCGCTTCGCCCGGTGTACCGCGGGGGGTGAGCTGGAGCATCAGGCGGCTATGGTGGCCCGGGAGCTGTGGCGGCTGGCGCGCCGGGCGGTGGAGATGGGATTGGAGGGGGCGTTCGCGGCCGATCCCAGGGAAACCCTGCGAGAACTCTCGGCATCCGAGAAGGGGCGGCAGTGGCTGGACGAGTACCGGGAGTTCCTGCTGAGGGACGGCTGGCGCTGCCAGCGCATGCACGCCTATGATACGCCGGCCTGGATCGAGGACCCGTCTTTGGCCCTGGGGGAGATCAGGCTCCTGCTGCCGCAGGAGACCTTTGCGCCGGATGCGGAGAGGGCGCGCGTGATCCGGGAAAGAGAGGCGACCGAAGCAGAAGTCCTGGCCGCCGTACCCGGCCCGCGGCGGGAAGCCTTCCGGTTGCTCATGCGGGCGGCGCGCATGGCGGGCTACTGGAGCGAAGACCACTCCTACTACTGCGATCTTTACATCGGCGCCCTGGGCAGGTGGATAGTCACCGAATTCGGACGGCGCTTCGCCGAGGCAGGCTGCATAGACGAT contains these protein-coding regions:
- a CDS encoding PEP/pyruvate-binding domain-containing protein, translated to MIQSGASRYVYWLPTLRKEDAPLVGRKSANLGEALRLGLRVPPGFAVSVRAYEDFLDCTQAGSRIREVVEQAGVDLESIEKLERLSARLREIVESQPLPAEIEDALADAYRELCGFCGRENVPVSTRSAGPVSRPGQYETYLNVVGAEEVAEMVRRVWASTFNSRSLAFRLRHGLPLERDPIGVTVLKMVNAKAAGVLFTADPNTGDRETMVIEANWGLGESVVSGEVTPDAFFLDKSTGQVRQKKLGRKVRLVTSAERGVADQETGWERQSVFCLSDAEAEEIGRLGRALEEHFGCPQDVEWAVDAEAGFPENVVLLQARPAVIAERKPAAEQVAEMLVKWFYG
- a CDS encoding PEP-utilizing enzyme, translating into MLSPAYDLTFYEYDPEKDPESYGVLLCDFNHGKPPMKPLYMGLGWYWYYHGTRYGAETLCLPTTHGWDSRFINGYPYITAIRTTEEERKLREPVFKEKIRPFIEDFNGVWDAYKTELLRVYTEAKRSRGLVEWQDIRKLSNHELLDFFLDFAYILNRKEGEIHFVMLVAACYLNGLFQQQWRELLGVEPTIDPRFARCTAGGELEHQAAMVARELWRLARRAVEMGLEGAFAADPRETLRELSASEKGRQWLDEYREFLLRDGWRCQRMHAYDTPAWIEDPSLALGEIRLLLPQETFAPDAERARVIREREATEAEVLAAVPGPRREAFRLLMRAARMAGYWSEDHSYYCDLYIGALGRWIVTEFGRRFAEAGCIDDPEDVHFLHPNEIRKAAIPMGRINLRPYVERRKKEWERNLTVEPAPFMGDISQAEAIIRSDPSLLVSAQHPIVREELRADLYGAAAAPGYVEGVARVIMTADGLAELKPGEILVAPGTSPAWMVAFNLIRGVVTDGGGAFSHAVIMAREYGLPCVAGCVEATTKIKTGQRIRVDGDRGVVYVLDG
- a CDS encoding cysteine hydrolase family protein, translating into MDVVRVTAEPEPVTLDLARTALVGVDLQKAFLHPEGYFCRLGRIRAEEVRPLVDRCRRVIAALRPRVRQVVFLRMALSAPVLALRAFAPPVWLKSGTLRALQEHPEWRDLLPLEGCWGAEIIEELRPEAQDVVIPKCGYDGFHGTDLDLVLRAADVRWLVLVGIAGNVCVESTLRRAFHLGYFPLLVGDAVGFLGPGGVEEATVFNVKTFFGWVTTVDAVTEAVRGAG